In Gulosibacter molinativorax, a single window of DNA contains:
- a CDS encoding Na+/H+ antiporter subunit D — translation MNWLVPLMVLVPLLGAAITLTAARKQRLQIALASVTMVISLTISIVLLTVVHQTGTALVVQVGGWAAPFGISLVVDRLSALLILVTSIVLIAVMAFSIGQGAADGDEETPVSIFYPTYLVLAAGVYNAFIAGDLFNLYVGFEILLVASFVLITLGGTASRIRAGITYVVVSLVSSLLFLVSIAMVYAAVGTVNMAEISLRMPEVAENVQLAIHLMLLVAFGIKAALFPLSFWLPDSYPSAPAPVTAVFAGLLTKVGVYAILRTESLMFASNDISTLLIIVAMFTMVVGILGAVAQAGIRRMLSFTLVSHIGYMIFGIALGTEAGWAATVYYILHHILVQTALFLVTGLIERVAGTSTLTHLGGMLKRAPFVAVLFFIPLLNLGGIPPFSGFIGKLALFVAGAEGTNLQLPQYLVWTGIGIGALTSLLTLYALIRVWNLGFWRSQSEVEEFQSQLTDQLEEVPDGEVITETKTNSTLMNVATATMVLITVLMTVFAGPIYEIADAASENLMDPTQYVATVDEIEGSKP, via the coding sequence ATGAACTGGCTCGTGCCACTCATGGTTCTCGTCCCCCTCCTCGGCGCGGCCATCACCCTGACTGCGGCGCGCAAGCAGCGCCTGCAGATCGCACTCGCAAGCGTCACGATGGTGATCTCGCTCACGATCTCGATCGTGCTCCTGACCGTCGTGCACCAGACCGGCACCGCGCTCGTCGTGCAGGTGGGTGGATGGGCGGCTCCCTTCGGCATCTCGCTGGTTGTCGACCGCCTCTCGGCCCTGCTCATCCTCGTCACGAGCATCGTCCTGATCGCCGTTATGGCCTTCTCGATCGGCCAGGGCGCGGCAGACGGCGATGAAGAGACGCCGGTCTCGATCTTCTATCCGACCTATCTCGTGCTCGCCGCGGGCGTGTACAACGCGTTCATCGCGGGCGACCTCTTCAACCTCTACGTCGGCTTCGAGATCCTGCTGGTCGCGAGCTTCGTGCTCATCACGCTCGGCGGCACGGCCTCGCGCATCCGTGCGGGCATCACCTACGTTGTCGTCTCCCTCGTCTCTTCCCTCCTCTTCCTCGTCTCAATCGCGATGGTCTATGCCGCGGTCGGCACCGTCAACATGGCCGAGATTTCGCTGCGGATGCCCGAGGTCGCCGAGAACGTGCAGCTCGCGATCCACCTCATGCTGCTCGTCGCGTTCGGTATCAAGGCGGCGCTCTTCCCGCTGTCGTTCTGGCTGCCGGACTCCTACCCCTCGGCGCCTGCGCCGGTCACCGCGGTGTTCGCGGGCTTGCTCACCAAGGTGGGTGTTTACGCGATCCTGCGCACCGAATCGCTGATGTTCGCATCCAACGACATCTCGACGCTGCTGATTATCGTCGCGATGTTCACGATGGTCGTGGGTATCCTCGGTGCCGTCGCGCAGGCCGGTATTCGAAGGATGCTGTCTTTCACCCTCGTAAGCCACATCGGCTACATGATCTTCGGCATCGCGCTCGGCACTGAAGCGGGCTGGGCCGCCACGGTCTACTACATCCTGCACCACATCCTCGTGCAGACCGCGCTGTTCCTCGTGACAGGTCTGATCGAGCGCGTCGCGGGCACCTCGACGCTCACGCACCTCGGCGGGATGCTCAAGCGTGCGCCGTTCGTGGCCGTACTGTTCTTCATCCCGCTGCTCAACCTCGGTGGCATCCCGCCGTTCTCCGGCTTCATCGGCAAGCTCGCCCTGTTCGTTGCCGGCGCCGAAGGCACCAACCTGCAATTGCCGCAGTACCTCGTGTGGACAGGTATTGGGATCGGCGCGCTCACGAGCCTCCTCACCCTGTACGCGCTCATCCGTGTGTGGAACCTCGGCTTCTGGCGAAGCCAGAGCGAGGTTGAGGAGTTCCAGTCGCAGCTGACTGATCAGCTCGAGGAAGTGCCCGACGGCGAGGTCATCACCGAGACGAAGACCAACTCGACCCTCATGAATGTGGCAACCGCCACCATGGTGCTCATTACCGTGCTCATGACGGTGTTTGCGGGGCCGATCTACGAGATCGCGGATGCCGCATCCGAGAACCTGATGGACCCGACACAATATGTCGCTACCGTAGATGAGATTGAGGGGAGCAAACCATGA
- a CDS encoding Na+/H+ antiporter subunit E → MTPEKTARPGVSLITQLPLLLFLIALWLVLWGQFDVISVSTGIIFSLLVVRFFYLPPVELTGRFNLWFTIILLFRFVWWLVSASFQMAWLAVRPQKVPTASIIAVRLHTHSDWLITVAAEINMLVPGSVVVEVDRLRGILYLHILDGDTDEKVEKARRSSYRIEDAIALALGGREDIWRINKDRVEHGRKRLLSSKKQRDYEERAELVRKELEREWEAEL, encoded by the coding sequence ATGACGCCGGAAAAAACTGCGCGCCCTGGGGTGAGCCTCATCACGCAGCTGCCACTGCTGCTCTTCCTCATCGCGCTGTGGCTCGTGCTCTGGGGTCAGTTCGACGTCATCAGCGTCAGCACCGGAATTATCTTCTCGCTGCTGGTCGTGCGCTTCTTCTACCTCCCGCCGGTCGAACTCACGGGTCGCTTCAACCTGTGGTTCACGATCATCCTGCTCTTCCGTTTTGTGTGGTGGCTCGTCTCGGCCTCGTTCCAAATGGCCTGGCTGGCGGTTCGACCGCAGAAGGTGCCAACCGCATCCATCATCGCGGTGCGACTCCACACCCACTCCGACTGGCTCATCACCGTCGCGGCCGAGATCAACATGCTTGTGCCCGGCTCGGTGGTCGTCGAGGTCGACCGGCTCCGCGGAATCCTGTACCTCCACATCCTCGACGGCGACACCGACGAGAAAGTCGAGAAGGCACGTCGCAGCTCCTATCGGATCGAGGATGCGATCGCCCTCGCTTTGGGGGGTCGCGAGGATATCTGGCGCATTAATAAGGACCGCGTCGAGCACGGGCGCAAGCGGCTGCTGTCGTCGAAGAAGCAGCGCGATTATGAAGAGCGGGCCGAGCTCGTGCGGAAGGAACTCGAGCGCGAGTGGGAGGCGGAACTCTGA
- a CDS encoding monovalent cation/H+ antiporter complex subunit F, with product MGGGTLMDLLLTIVYYFVGACFAAAAIMATIRIVRGPSIVDRMVGSDTFATILICVFCADMAIRGHTTTLPLVLGLAMTASVGTIAVARFVSRDRPRQNYSTDTEAELDVTVPAGNTKPAPEANGESSKEGESR from the coding sequence GTGGGAGGCGGAACTCTGATGGACCTGCTGCTCACTATCGTGTATTACTTCGTTGGCGCGTGCTTCGCGGCCGCCGCAATCATGGCCACGATCCGCATCGTCCGCGGACCATCGATCGTCGACCGCATGGTCGGGTCCGACACCTTCGCGACGATCCTGATCTGCGTGTTCTGTGCCGACATGGCGATTCGCGGCCACACGACGACGCTGCCGCTCGTGCTCGGTCTTGCGATGACCGCCTCGGTGGGCACCATTGCCGTTGCGCGCTTCGTGTCGCGCGACCGCCCCCGTCAGAACTACTCAACGGACACGGAAGCCGAGCTCGACGTCACCGTCCCGGCCGGGAACACCAAACCGGCGCCCGAGGCGAACGGCGAATCGTCGAAGGAAGGTGAGTCCCGATGA
- the ilvC gene encoding ketol-acid reductoisomerase: protein MAEIYYEDDADLSIIQGKKVAIVGYGSQGHAHAQNLRDSGVEVVVALRDGSKSIEKAQEDGFEVKNNADAAEWADLIMILAPDQHQRGIYANDIAPHLTEGKTLAFAHGFNIRFGYIEAPEGVDVILVAPKAPGHTVRREFVAGRGIPDIIAVEKDASGAAWDTAKSYAKAIGGTRAGVIKTTFTEETETDLFGEQAVLCGGTSRLIQYGFETLTEAGYQPEIAYFEVLHELKLIVDLIWEGGITKQRWSVSDTAEYGDYVSGPRVIDPSVKENMKGVLADIQSGAFAKRFIDDQDAGAPEFKKLRAEGEAHPIEKTGVELRKLFSWQQADTDYVDGSAAR from the coding sequence ATGGCTGAAATCTATTACGAGGACGACGCAGACCTTTCGATCATCCAGGGCAAGAAGGTAGCCATCGTCGGCTACGGCTCGCAAGGTCACGCGCACGCGCAGAACCTGCGCGACTCGGGCGTCGAGGTCGTTGTCGCGCTTCGCGACGGCTCGAAGTCGATCGAGAAGGCACAGGAAGACGGCTTCGAGGTCAAGAACAACGCCGACGCCGCCGAGTGGGCCGACCTCATCATGATCCTCGCACCGGACCAGCACCAGCGTGGCATCTACGCGAACGACATCGCGCCGCACCTCACCGAGGGCAAGACCCTCGCGTTTGCACACGGCTTCAACATCCGCTTCGGTTACATCGAGGCACCCGAGGGCGTCGACGTCATCCTCGTCGCACCGAAGGCACCGGGCCACACCGTGCGCCGCGAGTTCGTCGCCGGCCGTGGTATCCCCGACATCATCGCTGTCGAGAAGGACGCTTCGGGTGCCGCCTGGGACACCGCGAAGTCGTACGCGAAAGCAATCGGTGGCACCCGCGCTGGTGTCATCAAGACCACCTTCACCGAAGAGACCGAGACCGACCTCTTCGGCGAGCAGGCTGTGCTCTGCGGTGGTACCTCGCGCCTCATCCAGTACGGTTTCGAGACCCTCACCGAGGCTGGCTACCAGCCCGAGATCGCCTACTTCGAGGTCCTGCACGAGCTTAAGCTCATCGTTGACCTCATCTGGGAGGGCGGCATCACCAAGCAGCGCTGGAGCGTTTCGGACACCGCCGAGTACGGTGACTACGTCTCGGGTCCGCGCGTGATCGACCCCTCGGTCAAGGAAAACATGAAGGGCGTTCTCGCTGACATCCAGTCGGGTGCCTTCGCGAAGCGCTTCATCGACGACCAGGACGCTGGCGCACCGGAGTTCAAGAAGCTCCGCGCCGAGGGCGAGGCTCACCCGATCGAGAAGACCGGTGTTGAGCTGCGCAAGCTGTTCTCGTGGCAGCAGGCGGACACCGACTACGTCGACGGCTCCGCCGCACGCTAG
- a CDS encoding Na(+)/H(+) antiporter subunit C: protein MTVNIVLLLAMIVLYACGIYLLLERSFTRMILGVLLAGNATNLLIFITSGDFGEAPVVGDDGVIKDTYSDPLPQAFILTAIVISFATLAFMLALLYRSWRLVRVDTVADDEDSVSLRHIDPEADDEVFEEGEGPDTEFGELAEAAVQGALTEDELDDEFAFSQDEDDALDKRKGQTE from the coding sequence ATGACAGTCAACATTGTCCTCCTTCTCGCGATGATCGTGCTTTACGCGTGCGGCATCTACCTCCTGCTTGAGCGCAGCTTCACGCGGATGATCCTCGGCGTGCTGCTCGCCGGAAACGCGACAAACCTCCTCATCTTCATCACGTCTGGCGATTTCGGGGAAGCGCCGGTCGTCGGCGACGACGGGGTAATCAAGGACACCTACTCCGACCCGCTGCCGCAGGCGTTCATCCTCACCGCGATCGTGATCAGTTTCGCGACTCTCGCGTTCATGTTGGCGCTGCTGTACCGGTCGTGGCGCCTCGTCCGCGTGGACACCGTTGCCGACGACGAGGACTCGGTCTCGCTCCGGCATATTGACCCGGAGGCCGACGACGAGGTGTTCGAGGAAGGCGAGGGACCGGACACCGAATTCGGTGAGCTCGCGGAGGCCGCCGTCCAGGGGGCGCTTACGGAAGACGAGCTCGACGACGAATTTGCGTTTAGCCAGGACGAAGACGACGCACTCGACAAGCGGAAGGGGCAGACTGAATGA
- a CDS encoding acetolactate synthase large subunit, whose amino-acid sequence MTGAAAVVRTLELLGVTDVFGLPGGAILPAYDAILDARDLNHILVRHEQGAGHAAEGYAAASGKVGVCIATSGPGATNLVTAIADAYMDSVPMLAITGQVFSTLMGTDAFQEADIVGITMPISKHSFLVRRAEDIPQALASAYHLASTGRPGPVLVDITKDAQQNEFDFEWPVQLDLPGYRPITKAHGKQILAAVDMLRAAKKPVIYAGGGIVRAEASEELKQLAELSGAPVVTTLMARGAFPDSHPQMLGMPGMHGTVPAVLSLQEADLLFTVGARFDDRVTGKAPLFAPKAKVVHIDIDPAEISKIRTADVPIVGDAKEVLNDVNRALAERSAEPAEDLAPWWEYLDGLKAEFPRGFTPTTDGLLAPQHIIERISALTDKDAIFATGVGQHQMWAAQFLELNKPNSFLNSGGAGTMGYAVPAAMGAKVAFPDRTVWAIDGDGCFQMTNQEIATCVVNNIPIKIAVINNSSLGMVRQWQTLFYDGRYSNTDLNTGHDSIRVPDFVKLADAYGALGIRVEREEEIDAAIQKALETNDRPVVIDFVVSADAMVWPMVPQGVSNSFINYARDNSPAFEGE is encoded by the coding sequence ATGACGGGAGCCGCGGCCGTGGTCCGCACCCTCGAGCTGCTCGGAGTGACCGACGTGTTCGGTCTTCCGGGTGGCGCGATCCTGCCTGCCTACGACGCGATCCTCGATGCCAGGGACCTGAACCACATCCTCGTTCGTCACGAACAGGGTGCCGGGCACGCAGCCGAGGGGTACGCTGCGGCCAGCGGCAAGGTCGGTGTCTGCATCGCAACCTCGGGCCCGGGTGCTACCAACCTCGTGACCGCGATCGCGGATGCGTACATGGACTCGGTGCCGATGCTCGCGATCACAGGTCAGGTGTTCTCGACGCTGATGGGTACCGATGCGTTCCAGGAAGCGGACATCGTCGGCATCACGATGCCGATTTCGAAGCACTCCTTCCTCGTGCGTCGCGCCGAAGACATCCCGCAGGCACTCGCGAGCGCCTACCACCTCGCATCCACCGGTCGCCCGGGCCCCGTGCTCGTGGACATCACGAAGGACGCGCAGCAGAACGAGTTTGATTTCGAGTGGCCAGTGCAGCTCGACCTGCCCGGCTACCGCCCGATCACGAAGGCGCACGGCAAGCAGATTCTTGCGGCCGTCGACATGCTTCGTGCGGCGAAGAAACCCGTGATCTACGCGGGTGGCGGCATTGTCCGCGCGGAGGCTTCCGAGGAACTCAAGCAACTTGCAGAGCTCTCCGGCGCGCCGGTCGTGACCACGCTCATGGCGCGCGGCGCGTTCCCCGACTCGCACCCGCAGATGCTCGGCATGCCCGGCATGCACGGCACGGTTCCCGCGGTGCTCTCGTTGCAGGAGGCCGACCTGCTGTTCACGGTCGGCGCTCGCTTCGATGACCGCGTGACTGGTAAGGCGCCGCTCTTCGCGCCGAAGGCGAAGGTCGTGCACATTGACATCGACCCCGCCGAGATCTCGAAGATCCGCACTGCCGACGTGCCCATCGTGGGCGACGCGAAGGAAGTGCTGAACGACGTAAACCGCGCGCTTGCCGAGCGCTCGGCGGAGCCTGCCGAGGACCTCGCGCCGTGGTGGGAGTACCTAGACGGGCTGAAGGCGGAGTTCCCGCGCGGCTTCACGCCGACCACCGACGGGCTGCTTGCACCGCAGCACATCATCGAGCGCATCAGCGCGCTGACTGACAAGGACGCGATCTTCGCGACTGGTGTCGGCCAGCACCAGATGTGGGCGGCGCAGTTCCTCGAGCTCAACAAGCCCAACTCGTTCCTCAACTCGGGTGGTGCGGGCACGATGGGATACGCGGTGCCCGCGGCGATGGGCGCGAAGGTCGCGTTCCCTGACCGTACCGTGTGGGCGATCGACGGCGACGGCTGCTTCCAGATGACGAATCAGGAAATCGCGACGTGCGTGGTCAACAACATCCCGATCAAGATCGCGGTGATCAACAACTCGTCGCTCGGTATGGTGCGACAGTGGCAGACGCTGTTCTATGACGGCCGCTACTCCAACACCGACCTCAACACCGGCCACGACTCGATTCGCGTGCCCGACTTCGTGAAGCTCGCGGACGCCTACGGTGCCCTCGGTATCCGCGTCGAGCGCGAGGAGGAGATCGACGCCGCGATTCAGAAGGCGCTCGAGACCAATGACCGTCCGGTCGTCATCGACTTCGTCGTTTCGGCGGATGCGATGGTGTGGCCGATGGTGCCGCAGGGCGTCTCGAACAGCTTCATTAACTACGCACGGGACAACAGCCCGGCTTTCGAGGGGGAGTAA
- the ilvN gene encoding acetolactate synthase small subunit, with the protein MSKHILSLLVEDKPGLLARVAGLFSRRGFNITSLAVGQSEVEGLSRMTVVVDVENFPLEQVTKQLNKLVNVIKIVELTPESSVEREHVLIKVRVDKQTRSEVIEAVNLFRARVVDVAHDSLIIEVTGDSGKVGALLRMLEPYGIREMVQSGLIAVGRGPKSITERVFR; encoded by the coding sequence ATGTCAAAGCACATCCTGTCGCTTCTCGTCGAAGACAAGCCCGGTCTGCTCGCCCGCGTCGCGGGGCTGTTCTCGCGCCGTGGCTTCAACATCACCTCGCTCGCGGTGGGGCAGTCGGAGGTCGAAGGTCTCTCGCGCATGACCGTCGTGGTTGATGTCGAGAACTTCCCGCTCGAGCAGGTCACGAAGCAGCTGAACAAGCTCGTGAACGTCATCAAGATCGTCGAGCTCACGCCCGAGTCTTCGGTCGAGCGCGAGCACGTGCTCATTAAGGTGCGCGTGGATAAGCAGACTCGCTCCGAGGTAATCGAGGCGGTAAACCTGTTCCGTGCGCGCGTCGTCGACGTCGCACACGACTCGCTGATCATCGAGGTCACCGGTGACTCAGGGAAAGTCGGGGCGCTGCTTCGTATGCTCGAGCCGTACGGCATCCGAGAAATGGTGCAGTCGGGTCTCATCGCGGTGGGACGCGGCCCGAAATCCATCACCGAGCGGGTATTCCGCTAA
- the mnhG gene encoding monovalent cation/H(+) antiporter subunit G produces MTVADWLDIATAIFLVLGSILSLSAGIGLLRFPDMIARLHAQSKPQAAGLMFILIGLALQQTNWTVVLFIFPILLFQFITTPAAGIVLARGGYRSKHYENVPLHTDELEVEVARAQRAEEAAAKRERLVRGGGPELDSELDPNAPNPLSL; encoded by the coding sequence ATGACCGTTGCAGACTGGCTCGACATCGCCACCGCAATCTTCCTCGTGCTCGGATCCATCCTGTCCCTTTCCGCGGGCATCGGCCTGCTGCGATTCCCGGATATGATCGCCCGGCTCCACGCACAGTCAAAGCCGCAGGCCGCGGGCCTGATGTTCATTCTGATTGGGCTCGCTCTGCAGCAGACGAACTGGACCGTCGTGCTATTCATCTTCCCGATCCTGCTGTTCCAGTTCATCACGACGCCCGCGGCCGGTATCGTGCTCGCCCGTGGCGGTTACCGCTCCAAGCACTACGAGAACGTCCCGCTGCACACCGACGAGCTCGAGGTGGAGGTGGCGCGAGCCCAGCGCGCGGAAGAGGCTGCCGCGAAGCGCGAGCGGCTCGTCAGGGGCGGTGGCCCGGAGCTGGACTCCGAGCTCGACCCCAACGCACCGAACCCGCTTTCGCTATAG
- the ilvD gene encoding dihydroxy-acid dehydratase, with product MPEHEIDIKPKSRVVTDGIEATAARGMLRAVGMGDDDWAKPIVGIASSWNEITPCNLSLDRLAQGCKEGVHAGGGYPLQFGTVSVSDGISMGHEGMHFSLASREVIADSVEVVMEAERLDGSVLLAGCDKSLPGMLMAAARLKLPSVFLYAGSIAPGYVKLSDGTVRDNVTIIDAFEAVGACKAGTMSEEDRKRIEEAICPGEGACGGFYTANTMASVAEALGMSLPGSAAPASADRRRDYFAHKSGEAVVNMLRLGITTEHILTKKAFENAIAVVMCMGGSTNAVLHLLAIAREAEVDLTLADFNRIADKVPHLADMKPFGKYVMNDIDRNGGIPVVMKALLDAGMLHGDALTCTGKTVAENLAELDPEPLDGEVIHTLDNPIHATGGISILHGSLAPEGAVVKSAGFDLDTFEGPARVFEREREAMDALTRGEIKHGDVVVIRYEGPKGGPGMREMLAITGAIKGAGLGKDVLLLTDGRFSGGTTGLCIGHVAPEAVDAGPIAFVRDGDLIRVDIAARTIDLLVDESELASRREGWEPLPPRYTRGVLAKYAKLVKSASEGAITG from the coding sequence ATGCCTGAGCACGAAATCGACATCAAGCCCAAGTCCCGGGTCGTCACCGACGGAATCGAAGCAACTGCCGCGCGAGGGATGCTCCGCGCCGTCGGCATGGGCGACGACGACTGGGCGAAGCCCATCGTTGGTATTGCCAGCTCGTGGAACGAAATTACCCCCTGCAACCTGAGCCTCGATCGCCTCGCCCAGGGCTGCAAGGAAGGCGTCCACGCGGGCGGCGGTTACCCCCTCCAGTTCGGTACCGTGTCGGTTTCCGACGGCATCTCGATGGGCCACGAGGGGATGCACTTCTCGCTCGCCTCGCGCGAGGTCATTGCCGACTCGGTCGAGGTTGTCATGGAAGCCGAGCGCCTCGACGGCTCGGTGCTCCTCGCCGGCTGCGACAAGTCGCTCCCCGGTATGCTCATGGCCGCGGCACGACTCAAGCTGCCGAGCGTGTTCCTCTACGCCGGTTCGATCGCTCCGGGCTATGTGAAGCTCAGTGATGGCACCGTCCGCGACAACGTCACGATCATCGATGCCTTCGAAGCAGTCGGTGCGTGCAAGGCCGGCACCATGTCGGAAGAGGACCGCAAGCGCATTGAAGAGGCGATTTGCCCGGGCGAGGGTGCCTGCGGTGGTTTCTACACCGCGAACACGATGGCATCGGTCGCCGAGGCGCTCGGAATGTCGCTTCCCGGCTCGGCTGCTCCCGCATCCGCCGACCGCCGCCGCGACTACTTCGCCCACAAGTCGGGTGAGGCCGTTGTCAACATGCTCCGTCTCGGCATCACGACCGAGCACATCCTCACGAAGAAGGCGTTCGAGAACGCGATCGCCGTCGTGATGTGCATGGGCGGCTCGACCAACGCCGTCCTCCACCTCCTCGCGATCGCTCGCGAGGCCGAGGTTGACCTCACGCTCGCGGACTTCAACCGCATCGCGGACAAGGTGCCGCACCTCGCCGACATGAAGCCGTTCGGCAAGTACGTCATGAACGACATCGACCGCAACGGCGGCATCCCCGTTGTCATGAAGGCGTTGCTCGATGCCGGCATGCTGCACGGCGACGCGCTCACTTGCACCGGCAAGACCGTGGCCGAGAACCTTGCTGAGCTTGACCCGGAGCCGCTCGACGGCGAGGTCATCCACACGCTCGACAACCCCATCCACGCAACCGGTGGCATCTCGATCCTCCACGGTTCGCTCGCTCCGGAAGGTGCGGTAGTGAAGTCGGCAGGCTTCGACCTCGACACCTTCGAGGGCCCGGCTCGCGTCTTCGAGCGCGAGCGCGAGGCAATGGATGCGCTGACCCGCGGCGAGATCAAGCACGGCGATGTCGTGGTCATCCGCTACGAGGGCCCGAAGGGCGGCCCCGGCATGCGCGAGATGCTCGCGATCACCGGTGCCATCAAGGGCGCGGGGCTCGGCAAGGATGTACTATTGTTGACTGATGGTCGATTCTCAGGCGGCACAACCGGCCTGTGCATCGGCCACGTCGCGCCAGAAGCAGTGGACGCAGGTCCCATTGCCTTCGTTCGCGACGGAGATCTCATTCGGGTCGATATTGCGGCACGGACGATCGACCTACTCGTCGACGAATCCGAGCTCGCTTCCCGCCGTGAAGGCTGGGAACCGCTTCCTCCTCGATACACGCGCGGCGTGCTCGCAAAATACGCGAAGCTCGTCAAGTCCGCGTCTGAGGGAGCCATCACGGGCTAG